The Agrococcus carbonis sequence TGCGCGTTCCGTGGGGAGTCGGCGCTCGCGAGGGCAGTGGACGCCGTCAGCGGCGGTGCTGCAGCAGGGAGTTGAGGCGCAGCGAGGTCTTCGACAGCGCGCTCGTCGAGAGCGACGACCGCGTGAGCGACGAGCCGCGGCGGCGCACCCGCTCGGCGTCGGCGAGGTCGAGTCGGCCGACGAGCGCCTCGGTCGCCTCGTCGAGGCGCACCGGCAGGCCCTGCTGCGCGCGGGCTGCCGCTGCCTGCGCTGCGCGGCGCGCCTGCTCGGCGGCCTGGCGCGCAGCATCCTGCTGGCCGTGCGCGACCTGCTGCACGCGCGAATCGACGCGCGAGCGCAGCTCCTCGATGCGCGAGAGGCGGTCGGCGCCGGGCGCCTGCTGCGGGCGCTGCTGCTGCGGGCGCTGCTGCTGCGGCTGCTGCCAGCCCTGCGGCGGGCGGCCCTGCTGCAGCTGCTCCCACTCCTGCGCGGCGCGCTGCGGGCGAGCGGTCGGCTGCCCCTGCGATTGCTGCGGCCGCTGGCCCTGAGCCTGCTGCCGCGCGCCCTGGCCCTCCCACTCGGGGTGGGCCGCGGAGACCGCTCGGGCGGCGCGCTCCTGCTCGACGGCCTGCGCAGCGGCCTGGATGCGCTCGCGCCAGCCGTCGGGCACCTTGTTGACGAGCTGCTGCGCCTGCGAGCTCACGTCGCCGTAGCGCTGCTCGGCCTGACGGCGCACCTGCTGCACCCCGTCGCGCACCTGTCCGCGCGCCCGCTGCGCAGCGCCGCGTCCCTGACGCACGAGCGCGCTGAACCCTCCGCGCGCCATGAGGAAGCCGATGAAGGTCGCGGCGCCGGCCATGAGCAGCGGCACGAGCGCGGTCTCGAGCGCGTAGTCGAGGTCGACGAGCGCAGCGGTCTGCGCGATCCACGGCAGCCATTGCAGCAGCGCGGGCACGCCGTTGAGCAGCAGGATGCCGCCGATCACCATCGTGACGAGCGGAGCGACCCACCCCTTCGACTGCACGACCTGCGCCATGGATTCAGTATGGCGCGCCGGGGCCTGCGGTGGGCGGAAGGGTGCGCGCGGACTCGGTCTCGTGACGCGTCCGGCCTGCGGCCGGGCGCTCCTCGACCAGCGGGTCCCCGCGACCCGCGACCGGGCGCGCCGGGGGCGGCGGTGGGCGGAGCTGCTCGCGGGCTCGGTCTCGTGACGCGTCCGGCCTGCGGCCGGGCGCTCCTCGACCAGCGGGTGTGCCGGGCGCTCCTCGACCCGCGGGTGTCGCAGCGGGGAGCGCTAGGTGCGCACGACCGGCAGCCAGGGCGACACGTCGGCGCGCACGCCCGACGCCCGCACGGCGCCGCGACCGACCGCATCCGCCCACGCCTCTGCTCCGGTCGCGAGCGCGAGCCACGTCGCGACGTCGGTCTCGATGACGTTGGGCGGCGTGCCGCGCGTGTGCCCGGGCCCCTCGACCGCCTGCACCGCACCGAAGGGCGGCACCCGCACCTCGACGCTCTTGCCGGGCGCCCGCTCGGCGAGGCACTGCAGCGTGTAGCGCACCGCGAGCGCCGTCTGCGCGCGCTCGGCACCCCGTTCGAGGGCCGCGCGCACTGCCGCCACGCCGTCGAGGTCGGGGATGCGCTTGGCCACGCATCCAGGCTAGTCACGGCCGCAGACGCGGGCCGCCTGCGCCCGACTGCCGGGCGCTGCGGCCGCTCGCCCGCAGATCCATCCACCCGGGCGGAGCGACCGCGCCGCTTCGTTCGTAGAATGGCCTGGTGCGGATCCTGGTACTCGGCAGCGGCGCGCGCGAGCACGCCATCATCGCGGCACTCCTGGCGGAGGGCGGCCACGAGATCACGGCCGCGCCCGGCAACGCCGGCATCAAGCGCGACGTCGAGGCGGTGCGCGTCGACATCAAGTCGCCGAAGCTCGTCGCCGAGCTCGCCGTCGAGGGCGGCTACGACCTCGTCGTGATCGGCCCCGAGGCGCCGCTCGTGGCGGGCGTGGCGGATGCGCTGCGGGAGGTCGGGGTCCCCGCGTTCGGCCCCACGAAGGCCGCCGCCCGCATCGAGGGCTCGAAGTCGTTCGCGAAGGACGTGATGGCGCGCGCCGGCGTGCCCACAGGCATCGACCAGACCGCCACCTCGATGGACGAGGTGCGCGCGGCGCTCGACGCCACGAAGCCCCCCTACGTGCTGAAGGCCGACGGCCTCGCCGCCGGCAAGGGCGTCATCGTCACCGACGACCGCGCCGCGGCCGAGGCGCACGCCGAGGCGTTCCTGCCCGACGGCCCGCTGCTCATCGAGGAATACCTCGACGGCCCGGAGGTGAGCCTGTTCGTGCTCACCGACGGCGAGGCGGTCATGCCGCTCGCGCCCGCCCAGGACTACAAGCGGCTCGGCGACGGCGACGCCGGCCCGAACACCGGCGGCATGGGCGCGTACTCGCCGCTGCCGTGGCTCGCGCAGCGCTTCGGCAGCGAGCAGGCGTTCGTCGACGAGGTCGTCGAGACGGTCGCGATGCCCACGATCCGCGCGATGGCCGACGCCGGCACCCCCTTCTCAGGCCTGCTGTACTGCGGCCTCATCGTCACCGCATCCGGGGTGAAGGTCATCGAGTTCAACGCGCGCTTCGGCGACCCCGAGACGCAGGTCGTGCTGCCGCGCATCGAGTCGGGCTTCGCGGATGCGCTCCTGGCGGCCGCGAACGGCACCCTCGGCTCCGCCGCGCCACTGACGTGGCGCGACTCGGCCGCGGTCACGGTCGTGCTCGCGAGCG is a genomic window containing:
- a CDS encoding sterol carrier family protein, encoding MAKRIPDLDGVAAVRAALERGAERAQTALAVRYTLQCLAERAPGKSVEVRVPPFGAVQAVEGPGHTRGTPPNVIETDVATWLALATGAEAWADAVGRGAVRASGVRADVSPWLPVVRT
- the purD gene encoding phosphoribosylamine--glycine ligase, producing MRILVLGSGAREHAIIAALLAEGGHEITAAPGNAGIKRDVEAVRVDIKSPKLVAELAVEGGYDLVVIGPEAPLVAGVADALREVGVPAFGPTKAAARIEGSKSFAKDVMARAGVPTGIDQTATSMDEVRAALDATKPPYVLKADGLAAGKGVIVTDDRAAAEAHAEAFLPDGPLLIEEYLDGPEVSLFVLTDGEAVMPLAPAQDYKRLGDGDAGPNTGGMGAYSPLPWLAQRFGSEQAFVDEVVETVAMPTIRAMADAGTPFSGLLYCGLIVTASGVKVIEFNARFGDPETQVVLPRIESGFADALLAAANGTLGSAAPLTWRDSAAVTVVLASEGYPAEPVTGRVITGVDEAAKVEGVHVLHAATGEGEQGLTATGGRVLNVVGTGATLAEARERAYAALGRISLEGGQARTDIAAGA